One window of the Actinomyces wuliandei genome contains the following:
- a CDS encoding copper homeostasis protein CutC, producing the protein MNATRLSRSAPSLRQHPARRPSSPPFWRRPGHLVLETCVEDVEGVRISARVGADRAELGENLTASGTTPSIGTVEAAIFAAAEQVEERRTRLGAHWAQTAQSAPFGLRVLIRPRGGPYVYNSDEGRAMIADVRRIAALAREMGEFTRPQVVAGAGTHLPPAVELGFVVGALTDDGAVDRGLVRLLVSMADGAPVTFHRAFDQCRDTVEAYGDLGGLGVDYVLTAGASAPRDESKSRKESESREEAAAMIAGLVSTGGPTVIAATGGVGVGPEGLASLVAATGVREVHMRCPCKGVGPGEPQRTDQEMVRRAVEAARAVTLPPRA; encoded by the coding sequence ATGAATGCAACGCGGCTCTCCAGGTCGGCGCCGTCACTGCGCCAGCACCCGGCACGACGACCGTCATCTCCCCCCTTCTGGCGCCGACCGGGCCACCTGGTCCTGGAGACCTGCGTGGAGGACGTGGAGGGAGTTCGCATCTCCGCAAGAGTCGGGGCCGACCGGGCAGAACTCGGGGAGAACCTCACCGCCTCCGGCACCACGCCGTCGATCGGCACCGTGGAGGCAGCCATCTTCGCCGCAGCGGAGCAGGTCGAGGAGCGCCGCACGCGCCTGGGAGCGCACTGGGCACAGACGGCCCAGTCGGCGCCCTTCGGGCTGCGCGTCCTCATCAGGCCGCGCGGAGGCCCCTACGTCTACAACTCCGACGAGGGACGGGCCATGATCGCTGACGTGCGGCGTATCGCCGCCCTGGCGCGGGAGATGGGGGAGTTCACCCGGCCCCAGGTGGTGGCGGGCGCGGGCACGCACCTGCCCCCCGCCGTCGAGCTGGGCTTCGTCGTCGGGGCGCTCACCGACGACGGCGCCGTGGACCGTGGGCTGGTGCGGCTGCTCGTGTCCATGGCTGACGGCGCCCCCGTCACCTTCCACCGCGCCTTCGACCAGTGCCGGGACACGGTGGAGGCCTACGGCGACCTGGGCGGCCTGGGCGTGGACTACGTCCTCACCGCTGGTGCCTCGGCGCCCCGGGATGAGTCGAAATCCCGAAAGGAGTCGGAGTCCCGGGAAGAGGCTGCCGCCATGATCGCCGGGCTGGTGTCCACCGGCGGCCCCACCGTCATCGCGGCCACAGGCGGGGTGGGCGTAGGCCCGGAAGGCCTTGCGTCCCTGGTAGCGGCAACCGGCGTGCGCGAGGTGCACATGCGCTGCCCCTGCAAAGGGGTCGGCCCGGGCGAGCCGCAGCGTACCGACCAGGAGATGGTACGCCGCGCCGTGGAGGCGGCCCGGGCCGTCACCCTGCCGCCGCGCGCGTGA
- a CDS encoding alpha/beta fold hydrolase, whose translation MSMVRIDTPRGVTLVGSFVRPGGTPPQVGEDGPGEPARREGVVLLAHDFLADRHGEQGRLDLVSASYQKAGLATLSIDFSGLGESDDDVITLANEAEDLRAVSGWLAERGYTRQAIHANGFGATAALLARPEQVRTAVLVGAVVGPQSVLWEQVFSPHQLDELARHGLTRLVDDNPNPRQWNVLSKETLADFSMQEPHITMAEVPWPVLMIYGALTHEMPDTAADAQKGFPLLKDGSQLVQVRKDHPQEAQAEVARLGTEWVTRHLR comes from the coding sequence ATGAGCATGGTGCGTATCGACACCCCGCGCGGTGTCACCCTGGTGGGGTCCTTCGTCCGCCCCGGCGGCACCCCGCCGCAGGTCGGCGAGGACGGCCCGGGCGAGCCCGCCCGCCGGGAGGGCGTGGTGCTGCTGGCCCACGACTTCCTCGCGGACCGCCACGGGGAGCAGGGGCGCCTGGACCTGGTCTCGGCCAGCTACCAGAAGGCAGGCCTGGCCACCCTCAGCATCGACTTCTCCGGACTGGGTGAGTCCGACGACGACGTCATCACCCTGGCCAACGAGGCTGAGGACCTGCGGGCGGTGTCCGGCTGGCTGGCCGAGCGCGGCTACACCCGCCAGGCCATCCACGCCAACGGCTTCGGCGCGACCGCCGCCCTCCTGGCCCGGCCCGAGCAGGTACGCACCGCCGTCCTGGTGGGGGCCGTGGTCGGCCCCCAGTCAGTCCTGTGGGAGCAGGTCTTCTCCCCCCACCAGCTCGACGAGCTCGCCCGCCACGGCCTGACCCGCCTGGTGGACGACAACCCGAACCCGCGCCAGTGGAACGTGCTGAGCAAGGAGACCCTCGCCGACTTCTCTATGCAGGAGCCCCACATCACCATGGCGGAGGTCCCGTGGCCGGTCCTCATGATCTACGGGGCGCTGACCCACGAGATGCCTGACACTGCAGCAGACGCCCAGAAGGGCTTCCCCCTCCTGAAAGACGGCAGCCAGCTGGTGCAGGTGCGCAAGGACCACCCGCAGGAGGCCCAGGCGGAGGTGGCCCGTCTGGGTACCGAGTGGGTGACCCGGCACCTGCGCTGA
- the metE gene encoding 5-methyltetrahydropteroyltriglutamate--homocysteine S-methyltransferase encodes MSASATQPTAPAPLPAATVLGYPRIGPDRELKRAVESYWKGTATAADLREATASLRQATRTRLAALGLDAPSAVPADSTLYDQVLDVTAALGAVPARFRDLRDEHGGLDLDGYFTLARGEGDRPALEMTKWLDSNYHYLVPEIDQDTPIRYVGSAAAGTTGLADQVREAVAAGTLPRPVVVGPVTYLLLAKPSDDAAPGFTPLDRLGDVIDAYGHLLMDLYEAGAQWVQLDEPALASDSWAVERTRVLEAVRDAYTWLGAVVERPRLLVAGSYGSLGEALPVLGATPVDAVGLDLVAGDLPAPADLAALEGKAVAAGVVSGRNIWRTDLDAALTTLERLRDALPPGTPVTVTTSTSLLHVPHDVERETSLDPEIRSWLAFADQKVGEVQVLARGLAQGREAVAAELAEDARLRAERAAHPGVSRPEVRQAVAAVTEADRTRAPYAERQVAQQARLGLPVLPTTTIGSFPQTSQIRRARAAYRRGELDQAAYEEAMRAEIASVVRLQEEIGLDVLVHGEAERNDMVQYFAELLDGFATTEHGWVQSYGSRCTRPSVLWGDVVRPAPMTVAWSSYAQSLTERPLKGMLTGPVTIMAWSFVRDDVPRSQVADQLGLALRAEVADLEAAGIGVVQVDEPAIRETLPLRRADREEYLAWSVGSFRLATGGAAPATQVHTHLCYSEFDVVIDAVDHLDADVTSIEASRSRMDILPAVAQHGFERQLGPGVWDIHSPRVPSTQECVELLERAVAALGAQRLWANPDCGLKTRGYEEVQASLRNLVQAAAQVRAAEQAEGS; translated from the coding sequence ATGAGCGCCTCTGCTACCCAGCCCACCGCACCCGCCCCGCTGCCTGCGGCTACTGTCCTCGGCTACCCACGCATCGGCCCCGACCGCGAGCTCAAGCGCGCCGTGGAGTCCTACTGGAAGGGGACTGCCACCGCTGCGGACCTGCGTGAGGCCACCGCCAGCCTGCGCCAGGCCACCCGCACCCGCCTGGCCGCCCTGGGCCTGGACGCCCCCTCCGCCGTCCCGGCCGACTCCACCCTCTACGACCAGGTCCTCGACGTCACCGCCGCCCTGGGTGCGGTCCCCGCCCGCTTCCGCGACCTGCGCGACGAGCACGGCGGCCTGGACCTGGACGGCTACTTCACACTGGCTCGTGGGGAGGGAGACCGACCCGCCCTGGAGATGACCAAGTGGCTGGACTCCAACTACCACTACCTGGTCCCCGAGATCGACCAGGACACCCCCATTCGCTATGTCGGCTCGGCTGCCGCTGGCACGACCGGCCTCGCCGACCAGGTGCGTGAGGCCGTGGCCGCAGGCACCCTCCCGCGCCCGGTCGTCGTCGGCCCGGTCACCTACCTGCTGCTGGCCAAGCCCAGTGACGACGCCGCCCCCGGCTTCACCCCCCTGGACCGCCTGGGCGACGTCATCGACGCCTACGGCCACCTCCTCATGGACCTGTACGAGGCTGGCGCCCAGTGGGTCCAGCTCGACGAGCCCGCCCTGGCCAGCGACTCCTGGGCCGTGGAGCGCACCCGGGTGCTGGAGGCCGTTCGTGACGCCTACACCTGGCTGGGGGCGGTCGTGGAGCGGCCCCGCCTGCTGGTGGCGGGCTCCTACGGCTCCCTGGGCGAGGCCCTGCCCGTCCTGGGAGCCACGCCCGTGGACGCAGTCGGCCTGGACCTGGTGGCCGGGGACCTGCCAGCGCCAGCGGACCTGGCGGCCCTGGAGGGGAAGGCTGTGGCGGCCGGGGTGGTCTCCGGGCGCAACATCTGGCGCACTGACCTGGACGCCGCCCTGACCACCCTGGAGCGGCTGCGTGACGCCCTGCCCCCGGGCACGCCGGTGACTGTGACCACTTCCACCTCGCTGCTGCACGTGCCTCACGACGTCGAGCGGGAGACCTCCCTTGACCCGGAGATCCGTTCCTGGCTGGCCTTCGCCGACCAGAAGGTGGGTGAGGTGCAGGTGCTTGCCCGGGGGCTGGCACAGGGGCGTGAGGCGGTGGCCGCCGAGCTGGCCGAGGACGCCCGTCTGCGGGCTGAGCGTGCCGCCCACCCGGGGGTCAGTCGGCCGGAGGTCCGTCAGGCGGTGGCTGCGGTCACCGAGGCGGACCGCACCCGCGCCCCCTACGCCGAGCGTCAGGTAGCCCAGCAGGCGCGTCTGGGCCTGCCCGTCCTGCCCACGACCACTATCGGCTCCTTCCCCCAGACCTCCCAGATCCGCCGGGCGCGTGCCGCCTACCGGCGCGGCGAGCTCGACCAGGCCGCCTACGAGGAGGCGATGCGCGCCGAGATCGCCTCGGTAGTGCGTCTCCAGGAGGAGATCGGCCTGGACGTCCTGGTCCACGGCGAGGCCGAGCGCAACGACATGGTCCAGTACTTCGCCGAGCTCCTGGACGGTTTTGCCACCACCGAGCACGGGTGGGTCCAGTCCTACGGGTCGCGCTGCACCCGTCCCTCCGTCCTGTGGGGTGACGTGGTGCGCCCCGCGCCGATGACGGTGGCCTGGTCCTCCTACGCGCAGTCGCTGACCGAGCGGCCGCTCAAGGGCATGCTCACCGGCCCGGTGACCATCATGGCCTGGTCCTTCGTGCGCGACGACGTGCCGCGTTCCCAGGTGGCCGACCAGCTCGGCCTGGCCCTGCGCGCCGAGGTAGCCGACCTGGAGGCGGCCGGGATCGGGGTCGTTCAGGTCGACGAGCCGGCCATCCGCGAGACCCTGCCCCTGCGCCGCGCCGACCGGGAGGAGTACCTGGCCTGGTCGGTGGGGTCCTTCCGCCTGGCCACCGGCGGGGCCGCCCCGGCCACCCAGGTCCACACCCACCTGTGCTACTCGGAGTTCGACGTCGTCATCGACGCCGTGGACCACCTGGACGCCGACGTCACCTCCATCGAGGCCTCGCGCTCGCGCATGGACATCCTGCCTGCGGTGGCCCAGCACGGGTTTGAGCGCCAGCTGGGGCCGGGGGTGTGGGACATCCACTCCCCGCGCGTGCCCAGCACCCAGGAGTGCGTCGAGCTGTTGGAGCGTGCGGTGGCGGCCCTGGGGGCGCAGCGGCTGTGGGCCAACCCGGACTGCGGGCTCAAGACGCGCGGCTACGAGGAGGTGCAGGCCTCCCTGCGCAACCTGGTCCAGGCGGCCGCGCAGGTGCGGGCGGCAGAGCAGGCGGAGGGCTCCTGA
- a CDS encoding methylenetetrahydrofolate reductase has product MDRLDRLDQHDADRAPVTGPPLPAAGSFAPERAASPGAVGAAPAPAGLPSLSLELFPPRPGVHASQTWGALDRLLGVLPDFVSVTYRPTFAPDPDGGPGVRAVREHNPAEDVVTHVLATSRVPLMAHLTCIGYRRRDVVEIVRLFLGLGVRRFLALRGDPPRGTRASDVPGELRYASDLVRVIREVEDEYFGDGARHLQVAVAAYPACEDLGAEVEVLAAKQEAGADMAITQVFYDAQDYLSLSRAASYSGVTMPVLPGIIPLTDLRRLTRLESLTGVRVPADLSATLSRAEGAQAVAAGIDATLRLATQVLDGGAPGVHLYTFNRTRPALDVVSHLRLGGIFRGQEPDLETQHEVDLAYLNATPGGDRRPSAW; this is encoded by the coding sequence ATGGACCGATTGGACCGACTGGACCAGCATGACGCAGACCGGGCTCCCGTGACCGGGCCACCCCTACCCGCAGCGGGGTCTTTCGCGCCCGAGCGGGCTGCGTCCCCAGGTGCCGTCGGTGCCGCGCCGGCCCCGGCGGGGCTGCCCTCGTTGTCCCTGGAGCTCTTCCCTCCCCGCCCCGGCGTCCACGCCTCGCAGACGTGGGGGGCGCTGGACCGGCTGCTGGGGGTGCTCCCCGACTTCGTCTCGGTCACCTACCGGCCCACCTTCGCGCCCGACCCTGACGGCGGCCCGGGGGTGCGTGCGGTGCGGGAGCACAACCCGGCTGAGGACGTCGTCACCCACGTGCTGGCCACCAGCCGGGTGCCGCTCATGGCCCACCTCACGTGCATCGGCTACCGCAGGCGCGACGTGGTGGAGATCGTGCGCCTCTTCCTGGGCCTGGGGGTGCGCCGCTTCCTGGCGCTGCGGGGCGACCCTCCGCGCGGGACCAGGGCGAGCGACGTCCCCGGTGAGCTGCGCTACGCCAGCGACCTGGTACGCGTGATCCGCGAGGTCGAGGACGAGTACTTCGGTGACGGCGCCCGGCACCTGCAGGTGGCCGTGGCCGCCTACCCCGCCTGCGAGGACCTGGGGGCTGAGGTGGAGGTCCTGGCCGCCAAGCAGGAGGCGGGTGCCGACATGGCCATCACCCAGGTCTTCTACGACGCGCAGGACTACCTGTCGCTGTCGCGCGCCGCCTCCTACAGCGGGGTGACCATGCCGGTCCTTCCCGGCATCATCCCCCTGACCGACCTGCGCCGCCTGACCCGCCTGGAGTCGCTGACCGGCGTGCGGGTCCCGGCCGACCTGAGCGCCACCCTGAGCCGGGCCGAGGGTGCCCAGGCCGTGGCGGCGGGGATCGACGCCACCCTGCGCCTGGCCACCCAGGTGCTCGACGGCGGTGCCCCCGGCGTGCACCTCTACACCTTCAACCGGACCCGGCCCGCGCTCGACGTCGTCTCCCACCTGCGCCTGGGAGGGATCTTCCGGGGGCAGGAGCCCGACCTGGAGACCCAGCACGAGGTGGACCTGGCCTACCTCAACGCCACTCCCGGCGGGGACCGGCGCCCCTCTGCCTGGTAG